A segment of the Bordetella flabilis genome:
GGAGGCGAACGCGTCACGGTGAGATCGCGCTTCCTGGTCTACCAGAACCGCCTGCAGGGAGAGGTGTCGCTATTCGTCGGCAAGCGCAACGACGTGCTGCGCCGCCATGGCCGTGGATGGAAAGTCCTGTCCCGCGAAATCCATCTGGACCAGAACGTATTGCTGGCCAAGGCGCTGACGACGTTCTTCTGATCGCCGCCACAACGGAGGGGGGGAGACAACAATGACAAGCAGCCGCGTACACACGGCCATCATCGGCGCCGGCCACGCCGGCGTGGAATGCGCCTGCGCGCTGCGCAGCATGGGTGTCGAAGAGCCGATCGCCCTGATCAGCGACGAGGCGCACGCACCGTACGAACGGCCGCCGCTGTCCAAGGCCTTGCTGCACGGGGCCACCGATATGGCGCGGATCATGCTGCGCAGCCCGGCCGTCTTCGACAAGCTGGACTTGGTCCGCCTGCAGGGCGATCCGGTGACCGCGCTGGACCCGGCCGCGGGCAGCCTGCGCACGCAGTCCGGCCGTGAACTGCATTTCACGAACGCCGTACTGGCCACCGGCGCCGTGGCGCGCACCCTTCCGGGCCTGCGGGGCCAGGGCGTGTACGCGGTGCGCAACGCCGACGACAGCCTGGCGCTGCATGCGGCCCTGGTGCCGGGCAGCAGGCTGCTGGTCGTCGGCGGCGGCTACCTGGGCCTGGAAGCCGCGTCGACGGCGGCCAAGATGGGCGTCGAGGTCATCGTCCTGGAGGTGGCCGACTGCATCATGCCGGGCAAGGTGTCCGCGCCGACGGCCGAGCGCTTTGCCGATATGCACCGCGGCGCCGGCATCCTGCTGGTGCATGACATCGCCGTGAAGGAATGGCGGCATGAAGGCGGCCAGTGGCATGCAAGGCTGGCCGACGGCCGCGCATTCAGCGCGCCGTCCGTACTGGTCGCCATCGGCGCCGCCGCCAATACGGCGCTGGCCGAGCAGGCCGGACTGGCGTGCCAGGGCGGCGTGGTGATCGACGCGTATTGCCGCACCTCGGCGCCCAACGTCTACGCCATCGGCGACTGTGCCATTGGCTACCGCCCGGAGCTGCGCCGCGCGCTGCGTGTCGAAAGCGTGCAGAACGCAATGGCCCAGGCCCGCATCGCCGCGGCGGCCATTGCCGGCAAGGCCCCGGCGCCGGTGCGCGTGCCGACCTTCTGGTCGGAGCAGCAGGGCCGCCGACTGCAGATGGCCGGCATGGTCGACCCCATGCGGCCCTGCCGCGACGAGATCATCGACACGCCGCGCGGCTGGATGGTCGAGCGCTACCAGGACGAGCGCCTTGTCGCGGTGGAAGCGGTGGACAGCCCGGCGGACTTCGTCCGGGCGGTGCAACGCCTCAGCGCGGCGCAACCCGTGCCGGCATGAAGCCGCCGCAACCACAAGATTCCTATCCCGTTTGATGCAGGAAACATCATGCCCGTAGCGATATTCGAATTGCCCGACGGTACGCAGCACACCGCGGACGTGCCCGAAGACTGGTCCTTGATGGAGGCCGCGCGCCGCGACGGCCTGGACGGCATCGTCGCGGAGTGCGGCGGCGGCGCCATCTGCGGCACCTGCCACGTGCACGTCGAGCAGGCGTGGTTCGAGCGCCTGGAGCCGGCCGGCCCTACCGAGGATGCGCTGCTCGAAGTCGTGCCCGAGCGTTCGCCCACCAGCCGGCTGTCCTGTCAGGTCATCATGACGCCCGCACTGGACGGCATACGCGTGCGCGTTCCCAGCGAACAGCTGTCGATGTGACGCGTTCGCCCATCCTGTCCACACTGGGAGTGCCACATGGCTGACTGGAAAACCGTAAACCTCGTCGAATTGGCGACGGGCGACAAGGTACGCATGGCCGACGGCGCCATCGCCGAGGTCGTCGAGAACCCGCAGGACGGCTTCTGGGTGATCGTCCGCTATCTCGAACACCCCACCGAGCCGGCCGTAGTCAACGGCGAGGAAGTGCAAGTCTTCGCCACCGATATCGAGGGCGTGCAGGGATGATTCCCCGCGCGCTTTCCCTTCCCTTTCCTCTGGAGTCCCAACCATGACCAAGAAGCCCTGCATCATCGTCACCGCGCCCGTACCGCCGGACCTGCGCCAGTTGCTGGACGCATCCTGCGAAACGGTCGACGTGCCCACCGGCAAGAGCCCGCTGGAGGCCCTGCCGCAGTCCCAGTGGGGCGCCATCGACGGCATGGTGTGCACGGTGAAGACCCGCGTCGACGCGGCGCTGCTGGACGCGCTGCCGGCGCTGAAGGTCGTGTCGAACTTCGCGGTCGGCTTCGATAACGTCGACATGGACGCCGCCAATGCACGCAAGGTGCTGGTGTGCAATACGCCGGGCGTGCTCGACGGCGCGGTGGCCGACCTGACCATCGGGCTGATGCTGTGCGTGGCCCGCAACCTCGTGGCCGGCGACGCCTTCGTACGCTCCGGCGACTGGACCAAGGGCGCCTTCCCGCTGGCCACGGATATCCGCGGCAAGACGCTGGGCCTGCTGGGCATGGGCCGCATCGGCCGCGTCGTCGCCCGTACCGCGCGCGCCTTCGACATGGATGTCATCTACCACAACCGCAAGCCCGACCCCGAGGCCGAGGGCCTGGCCCGCTATGTATCGCGCGATGCCCTGTTCTCGGAGTCCGACGTGGTCAGCGTGCACATTCCCCTTACCGCGGAGACGCGCCAGAGCGTGGGCGCGCGCGAGTTCGGCCTGATGAAGAAATCGGCCATCCTGCTCAATACCGCGCGTGGCGCGGTGGTGGACGAGGAGGCGCTGATCGCGGCGCTGAAGGACGGCACCATCGCCGGCGCCGGCCTGGACGTCATGACGACGGAACCCTTGCCGCCGACCAGCCCCCTGGTGCAGATGCCCAACGTGGTGCTCCAGGCGCACATCGGCAGCGCGACGGTGGAGACGCGCCGCGCCATGATCGACCTGGCGGTGCGCAACCTCGTCGACTCCATGACCGGCAAGCAGCCCAAGGCCATGGTGAACGCGCAAGCCTGGCCGCTGGCGCGCCAGGCGAAGGCTGCCTGAAGCCGGTCCCTGTCCCGCGCCCGTTCCCATGGCGCGAACACGCGTCACGGGGACAGCCGCGGGACAGAGGATGATGGGTAGTTCCCCCAATGGGACAAACCACCTTTGTAATATTATCGTACTGATGTTCATGCCAGGCGCGCGGTGCACGCATGGCATTCCGGCCGCAGGCCGCGAGCATCGTGACGGAGAAGTCATGTCTGCGTCTAGCATCGATACGCTGGTTCGCGCCGATGAAGGAATGGTGAGCCGTTCCATCTTCGTCGACGACGCGATCTTCAAGCAGGAACTGGAGCGGATCTTCTCGCGCGCCTGGCTGTTCGTCGGGCACGAGAGCCTGGTTCCCAAGCCGGACGACTACTTTGTTTCCCGCATGGGCGGCGAATCGGTCATCCTGACGCGCGACCGCCAGGGCAGGATACAGGTCATGCTCAACAGCTGCGCGCACCGCGGCATGAAGCTGTGCCGCTACGATCACGGCAACAACCGCACCTTCACCTGTCCGTACCACGGCTGGAGCTTTTCCACCGACGGCAAGCTGGTCGAGCGCCCCGGCGAACTGGTCGGCGTGCCGGGCCACGCCACGCACTACAAGGGCGAACTGGATAAAAAGGCCTGGGGCCTGAAGACGGTGGCGCAGGTGTGCAACTACAAGGGGGCGATCTTCGCCACCTGGGACCCCGCCGCGCCGCCCTTCGAAGATTACCTGGGCGACATGCGCCTGTACCTGGATGCCGCGCTGGACCACCGCGACGGCAGCGAAGGCGGCTCGGAGGTCATCGGCGGCGTGCAGAAGTGGCGCGTGAAGTGCAACTGGAAATTCGCCCCGGAAAACTTCATCGGCGACCTTTATCACGATATCAGCCACCGCTCGGTCGACATCGTCGGCATCGGGCCCAGCGGCGGCAAGGGCCGGCGCGATCCGTCGGCCACGCGTTCGGCCATCTGCTTCCCGCAGCTCGGCCACGGGCTGCTCGGACGGCTGCCGTATTACGAGGAACCGCCCTACGCGGCCACGTACGCGCGCTACCCGGAAGTCGATGCCTATTACCGCGCGGTGCACGATAAACGTGTGCGCACGCTCGGTTCCGACATGCGCGTGCAGCTCAGCGTCGGGACCATCTTCCCCAACATGTCCTTCCATGGGCGGCAGCCACGCACGCTGGCGGTATTCCATCCCATCAGCCCCACCGAAATGGAGATGTGGCGCATGTACCTGGTGGACCGGGACGCGCCCGAGGCGGTCAAGGACGCTGCGCGCCATTATTTCCTGCGCTACTCCGGCCCGGGCGGCATGACCGAATCCGACGACATGGAGAACTGGACCGGCGCCACCGAGGCTTGCACGGGCACCGAATCGCGCAAGCTGTACTTCAATTACCAGATGGGCTTAGGCCACGCGCGTGCCGTCCCGGAGCTGAAGGGTTGCGTCGAGAACGGCGAGTACACCGAAGAAAACGCCCGCGCCTATTACCGCCGCTGGGCCCAGTTCATGAGTGGCGCGGGCTGGGATGCGCTGATGCCGCAAGGCGGCTGACCGCATTCCCGGGCTCCCGCGCCGGCAGCCTTCATTCATCCGCTTGCAAGAGGGCCTGGGGTGCCCTCGGTAAACCTGGAGTCAACCATGAAACGTCGTGCCTTTCTCGGGGCTGCCGGCGCCGGCCTCTGCGCGTTCGCTGCCCATCGGGCCCCTTTCGCGGCCGAAGCGGCGTGGCCCAACAAGCCGATCCGCCTGATCGTGCCCTACCCGCCCGGCGGGGTAACCGACCTGGCGGGCCGCGTGGTCGGAGAGATCGTGTCGAAGAAGTTCGGCCAGCCGGTGGTGGTGGAGAATCGCCCGGGCGCGAATGGCCTGATCGGCAGCCAGATGGTGGCGCGCTCGCCCGCCGACGGCTATACCCTGCTGCTGAACGGGCTGGGCGGAATCGTGTTGCCCGCGGCGACGCTGAAAGGCTATCCAATCGACTACAACACCGCGCTCACGCCCGTTGCGCAGGTTGCCGAGTTCGTCAACGTGCTGGTGGTGGGCGCCAACTCGGATATCCGCAGCGTTCCCGAGCTGTTGGCACGCGCCCGGGCCAAGGGTGCGAACGGACTAAGCTATGGCTCGAACGGAACTGGCACCTCCGCGCACATGACAGGGGAGTTCTTCTGCATGCGCAACGACATCAAGTGCCTGCATGTCGCGTACAAGGGCAGCAGCGAGGTGCTGGTGGACGTCACCAACGGGAACCTGGATTTCACGTTCAGCAACCTGCCGCCGGTCATCGGCCTGATCAAGAAAGGCCTGGTGCGCCCGCTGGCGGTGACCAGCCCGTATCGCAGCCGTGAAATCCCGGATGTCGCCACGCTGGAAGAACTGGGCATGCGCGATTTCGCGGTGACGAGCTGGCTGGGCGTGTACGGTCCGGCGGGCATGGATGCGGACATTACGCAGCGCCTGGGCCAGGCCATCGTCGATGGCGTCAAGGACCCGGCGACGACGCAGATCCTGACGGGCGCGGGCTTCGAACCCAAGGCCGCGCTTGCGGCCGACTTCGCCAGGCTCAACCGCGAAGAACTGGCGCGCTGGTCCGGCGTGGCCCGCGATGCCGGTGTATCGCTGAACTTCGGGTCCTGATCCACCATGACCGCTACAACGCAAGCGCCGGCCGGCGCCGCGAGGGACGGGACCGCCCAGAACGGCTCCCAGTGGCTATTGCGATCGGCTGCGGCATCCGGCCTGAAGGTCTGTTTCGCCAATCCGGGGACCACCGAACTGCCGTTTGTCGCCGCCCTGGACTCGGTGCCCGAAGTGCGCGCCATCCTGAGCCTGTTCGAGGGCGTCTGCTCGGGCGCCGCGGACGGCTACTTCCGCATTTCCGGTACGCCGGCGATGACCCTTACCCACCTGGGGCCAGGCTTCGCAAACGCGATCGCCAACCTGCACAACGCACGCCGCGCGCGGTCGCGCATCCTCAACGTGATCGGCGAGCATATGTCCTGGCACATCGCCGCGGATCCGCCGCTGAACTCGGATATCGAGTCGCTGGCGCGGCCGGTATCGGCGGGCGTGTGGCGCGCCGACAGCACGGCGACGCTGCGGACCGCCACGGCCGGCTCGCTGCGTGAAGTGCTGGGCGCGGGGGGCGGCATCGCCAGCCTGGTGTTGCCGATGGACCTGCAGCAGGGCGCCATCGACACGGCACCGCTGCGGGTCGACGCCACCGCATCGGAGGCGCATTACGACGCGGCGGCAGTGCATGCGCTGGCCGCGACGATACGCCAGGGCGCGCGCGTCCTGCTGTTCCTGGGCGCGAGCGCCATGACGGAAGCCGCGCTGGCGCAGGCCTCGCGCTTCGCGGCGTTGCCCAACGTCGAGCTGATCGGCGAGACTTTTCCCGCGCGCAGCGAGCATGGCGGCGGGCTGCCTTCCATACGCCGCTTTTCCTACCTGGCCGAACAGGGCCATCCCGTCCTGCTGCAGTACGACCGCGTGGCGCTGGTCGACGCACTGCAACCGGTGGCCTTCTTCGGCGCCGCAGGCTACCCCAGCCGCCTGGGCGACCCGGAACGCATGGTGGCGCTGTCCCAACCCGGCCAGGGCGGCCTGGCCGCGCTGGCGGAGCTGGCCGACACGCTGGGCCTGGCGCCGGCGCGGCTGCAGGCGCCCGCCCGCGTGGTCGACACCGGCCTGGGCGACGAACTGACCGCCGCCGCCGCGGCGCAGGTCATCGCCGCGCACCTTCCCGACCAGGCCATCGTTTCGGTGGAAGGCGGCACGCTCGGCTTTCCGTTCAACGCGCTGGCCAGCCAGGCGGCGCGGCACAGCACCATCGTCATGACGGGCGGGGCCATCGGACAGGGCTTGCCTGCGGCCTTCGGCGCATCGGTCGCGGCGCCGGACCGCAAGGTGGTGGCCCTGCAGTCCGACGGCAGCGCGCTGTATACCGCGCAGGCCCTGTGGTCGATGGCGCGCGAGAATTCCAATGTGGTGATCGTGATCGCGGCGAATCGACGCTACCAGATCCTGCAGAACGAAATGAAGCGCACCGGGCACGACCTGCACCGCCACGACGTGCAGGCCCTGCTCGACCTCTCCAATCCCGCCGTGGACTGGGTGTCGCTGTCGCAGTCGTTTGGAGTACCGGCGGCGCGAGCCCGCAGCACCTCCGAACTGCGCCGTCTCTTCCAGGCCGCGCTGGCACACCCTTCCCCCTTCCTGATCGAGGCCGTGCTTCCCTGACGGCCGCTTTACCGGGTCTTACCTGACAACATCATGCATGAAAACTTCATTGGCGGCCGCTGGGTAGGCGGTACGCAGGCACGCGAGAACATCAATCCCTCCGACCTTTCGGACGTGATCGGCGAATACGCGCAAGCCGACGCCGCGCAGGCGGGGCAGGCCATAGCCGCCGCGCGCGCCGCGGCGCCCACCTGGGCACGCACGACCGCGCAGCGCAAATTCGACGCGCTCGACGCGATCGGCGGAGAGATCCTGGCGCGCAAGGAGGAATTGGCCACCCTGCTGGCGCGCGAGGAAGGCAAGACGCTGGCCGACGCACGCGGCGAGGTCGATCGCGCCGCCGGCATCTTCAAGTTCTTCGCCGGCGAGGCAGTGCGGCTCCCCGGCCAGATCCTGCCTGTGAACCGCACCGGCATCGTGCCGGAAGTGACGCGCGAACCCGTGGGCGTGGTCGGCATCATCGCGCCGTGGAATTTCCCCATTGCCATTCCGGCCTGGAAGATCGCGCCGGCGCTGGCCTATGGCAACGCCGTGGTGTTCAAGCCGGCCGACCTCGTGCCCGGCAGCGCGTGGGCGTTGGCGGAAATCATCAGCCGTGCCGGCCTGCCCGACGGCACGTTCAACCTGGTCATGGGCCGCGGCTCGGTGGTCGGGCAGACCCTGCTGCAGGACCCACGCGTCGATGCCATCAGCTTCACCGGCTCCGTCGGCACGGGCCGGCGCGTGGCGGAGGCCGCCATCGGCCGGCTGGCCAAGGTGCAGATGGAGATGGGCGGCAAGAACCCCCTGGTGATCCTGGACGATGCCGACCTGGACGTGGCGGTGGAGTGCGCCGTTAACGGCGCGTACTTCCAGACGGGCCAGCGCTGCACCGCGTCCAGTCGCTTCATCGTCCAGCGCGGCATCTATGGTCGCTTCACCGAAGCGGTAAAGCGCCGGCTGGAGGGCCTGAAGGTCGGACACGCACTGCGGCCTGGCATCGACATCGGGCCGGTGGTCGATGCGGAGCAGCTCGCCCAGAATGAACGCTATGTAGGAATCGGGAAGGACGAAGGCGCGGTGCTGGCCTATGGCGGCGACCGCATAAAAGCGGATACCGAGGGCTACTTCATGCGCCCGGCGCTCTTCGTCGACTGCGACAACGCCCAGCGCATCTGCCGCGAGGAAATCTTCGGCCCGGTGGCCGCCGCCATTCCGGTGTCCAGCTACGAGGAGGCCCTGGAGCTGGCCAACGATACCGAGTTCGGGCTGTCGTCAGGCATCTGCACCACGTCGCTCAAGCATGCCGCGCACTTCAAGCGGGAATCGCAGGCCGGCATGGTGATGGTCAACTGCCCCACGGCGGGTGTGGACTACCACGCGCCTTTTGGCGGACGCAAGGAGTCCAGCTACGGGCCGCGCGAGCAAGGCCACTATGCGCTGGAGTTCTACACCAGCGTGAAGACGGCGTACACGGCGTCGTAGCACGGCGCAGGCTGGGGCGCGTCTGCGGGAGGCGCGCGCGGGCGCTGTCCGTGGAGGCGCCCACACACGGCCCCAGCCCCATCGCGCACCGCTTCAGCCCTTGCCGCCGTAGTCGACGACGATATTGGCCTGCTGGGCCACGCTGGCCCAGCGCCGTAGTTCCGCGGCCGAGAAAGCCTGGAATTCAGCCGCCTCGCGCAGCTTGGGTTCCAGGCCGGCACCCACCAGCCGCGCCTGCTGCGCCGGCGTGGCCATGCCCTGCACGATGTCGCGCGAGAGCTTGGCGACGATGGCCGGATCCACCTTCGCGGGAACATATATGCCAAGCCAGCTGGTGACGTCGAAGTCTGTCATGCCCTGTTCCTGCATGGTCGGCACTTCGGGCAACTGGCGGGCGCGGTATGAGCTGGTCACCGCCAAGGCCTTTAGCTTGCCGGCGCGCACCATCGGCAGCGTGGGCGGCATGTTCATGAAGCACAGATCGAGGTCGCCCATGGACGCGCCCACCAGCGCCTCGCTCGCGCCCTTGTACGGCACGTGGTCCAGCGGCACCTTGGCCTGGATGGCGAACAGTTCGGTGGTCATCTGGGCGGAGCTGCCCACGCCGTTGCTCCCGTACAGCGCCTTGCCAGGGCGTCCCTTCAAATAGGCGATCAGTTCCTCGACGTTGTTGGCGGGATGATCGGGCCGCACCACCAGCACGTTCACGAATTCCGCGATCTGCGCGACCGGCAGTAGCGCCTTTGGAATGTCCAGGGGAAGGCCGCGCAGCGTCACGGGCGGCAGCACGTTGTGGCCGAGGCCGCCGGTGGTCAGCGTATAGCCGTCCGGCTGCGCGGCGGCGGCGGCGGTCATGCCGATGACGCCGCCCGCGCCAGCCTTGTTCTCGATCACGACGCTCTGGCCGTACTGCGCGCCGAGCAGGTCGCCCACCAGGCGCCCGGCGACATCGGTGGCGCTGCCCGGTGTGGACGAAACGATGATCCTGATCGGTCGATTGGGGTAGCTTTCCCCCTGCGACCACACCGGCCTGGCCAGCGCCAGCATGCTGGTCGAGCCCAGTAGCTTCAATGCACTGCGTCGCTTCATACCTTTCCCCTTGCGCGAGTCGTGGCCTGCCCAAGCCAGCCTTCAGGCCGTTTGTATGATTAACCTACGATCAACATACGCCGGTACGCCGCCACGCAAAACTGCGGGAAACCCGTATCCATGCGAGCCCGCCAGAAGAGCCACCGCATGCGCGATCCCATTCAGGTCCAGCCGATACGCCGCGCGGCCTCGCGAAACAATGCTTCCACTTCGGGCGCCAGGCGGAAAGCAGCGAGGAAGCTGTCGAGGCGATATGACGGCAGCGTCTTGTGGATCGTGGCGAGGAAACCCCGGGCCTCGTCGACCCGGCCGGCCAGCGCCAGGCAGTGGACCGCGATGGCCAGGATGTGCGCGTGCGCGTTCGGGCGCGCCGCCGCCTTGACGGCCCAGTGAGCCGCATCCTCGTATTGGCCCAGGCGGACCAGCGCAATGGCGCGCACGGCCAGCATGCCGAAAAGCAAGGGATCGAAGGGGCTCAGCCGGCGCGAATGGTCGGATGACTCGATCGCCGCCTGGGCGTCGCCGGACTGGCAGTTCACGAAGCCCAGGGTGTAATGCCCCAGGGCGAAGTTGGGGCTCAGGTCGACCGCGCTTTGCAGTTCGACCAGCGATTGGTCCGGCCGGCCGCGCAGCCATAGCGCACGGCCCATGGCCCAATGGGCGGCGGGGTCGCGATCGTCGGCGATCAGCCCCTGTCCCGCTGTTTCCAGGGCAAGGTTCATTGCCGCGTCCTGCCCGCTCCAGCCCTGGAAGGCGTCCTGCCAATGCGTGAAGGACAAGCCCGCATAGGCGCGCGAGAACGTCGGGTCCAGTCGTACCGCCATCTCGAAGAACCGGCGCGCCTGCGCATTGTCGACCCGGTTGAACCGGTACATGTGCCAGAGGCCGCGATGATGCGCCTCCCATGCATCCAGGGAATCCGGTTGCTTCAGGATGGCCCGGTTGCGCTCGGCCGCCTCGATTTCGCTTTCGATGGAGGCAACGATGCGGTTGCCGATGTCGTCGAGCGCCAGGAAAGCATCGCCGGCCTTGCGTTCGAAGACCTCGGCCCACACGATGCGGGCGGTCCTGGACTCCACCAGCTCGACATCCACGGCGATGCGTCCGGCGTCGCGCCGCAGCGATCCGCCGACGACATAGTCGACGTTGAGCGTACGCCCTGCCTCCTCAGGTCCCACACCACGTTGGTCCAGGGCGAAAACGGTGCCTTGTGCGATCACGAACAGGCTGCGCAGCTTGGCCAGCCGCGCGATGATGTCGTGCGCCAGGCCATCGGTCAATCCGCCCCGGGCGCCGCCCGGGTTCGAGCGATCCAGGAACGGCATGACGGCGATCGAGGCGCGGCAGGCCCTGCCGCCCGCGTTGTCCGGCGCGCTGCCCGGCGCCGGTGCTGCGGCCGCGTTGTCGCGCGCGACCCCCTGCGCCAGTGCAGTTTCCGCATTATCGGCAACCTGTACCGCCGCGGTTGCGCATCCGGCCTTTGCCTCGCGCCATGCGCTGCGCAAGGGCCGCGAGTCCAGCCCTTCGGATTCGAAGGCGCGAACGGCCGCGGCCAGATGCTCTTCGCCTTCCCGCCAACGTCCCGATGCGCCAAGCGCCCGCAGCACCAATTGATGCGCGCGCGTGTCGTAAGGCGCGAGCGCCAGCCACTTGTCCAGGCAGGCATAGCCTTCCTCGCATCCGGCCGGCAGCCGAGCAACCAGGTGCTCCAGCACGGCCGCATGGCAGGACCGGAAGCGGCGCCGCTGCGCGGTCAGCCAGTTCTTGAAAAAGGGGCTGCGATCGACCTCCAGCCCCGCCAGGAAATCACCGGCGAACAGCAGGGCCAGCGCGCGCAGCCGCCCGGTTTCCAGGACATCGATGCCCTGCTGCATGGCCTGGCCGATCTCCAGCGCATCGACCTGGCAATCGGCCAGGTCCAGCCCGACCATTTCCTGCACCGTTTCGACCCGGCGGCGTCCGGGCTCGTCCAGCAGGGTCCTCGCCTTGCTCAGGCACCAGCGGAGCTCGCCGCGCGGATCGTTCGGGATGTCCCACAGAAGCTCGCACAGGTGCTCGCGCGTCAAGGGGTGCGGGGCCAGCGCCAGGTAGGCGATCAGGGCGCGCAGCTTGCGGGACGGTGGCTGCGGCAATACCACGTCGGCACGGCGTATCGTCAGGGGCCCCAGCATGCGGATATGGACTGTCGCGCCGCGCTCTGGATCGCCCGGCCCGGCGGTTTCCACGGCAGATTCCACGCGGGCTACCACGCTCGCCTCCACGGTGGCCTCTTATCTTTGACGCCGGATCGCAGGACGCGCGGAAACCTTCGCGGCGTCTGTTGCGCTTCCCCGGATCGCTGGCGATGAACGCCTTCGGATCCCGACCGCTTGATTGGAGACAGACTATGTCGATTTCGACCCTCGCCCCCGTCGATGTACGGGGTTCCGCACAACCCGACCTGGCCGCCCTGAAAAGCCGACAGCAGAGCACGTGGGCGTCCGGGGATTACGCCGTCGTCGGCACGACGCTGCAGATCGTGGGCGAGCAACTGTGCGAGTCGCTGGATATACGCGCGGGGCAGAAGGTGCTTGATGTCGCCGCCGGCAACGGCAATGCCTCGCTGGCCGCGGCCCGCCGCTGCTGCGACGTGGTCGCCACCGACTACGTGCCGGC
Coding sequences within it:
- a CDS encoding transcriptional regulator codes for the protein METAGPGDPERGATVHIRMLGPLTIRRADVVLPQPPSRKLRALIAYLALAPHPLTREHLCELLWDIPNDPRGELRWCLSKARTLLDEPGRRRVETVQEMVGLDLADCQVDALEIGQAMQQGIDVLETGRLRALALLFAGDFLAGLEVDRSPFFKNWLTAQRRRFRSCHAAVLEHLVARLPAGCEEGYACLDKWLALAPYDTRAHQLVLRALGASGRWREGEEHLAAAVRAFESEGLDSRPLRSAWREAKAGCATAAVQVADNAETALAQGVARDNAAAAPAPGSAPDNAGGRACRASIAVMPFLDRSNPGGARGGLTDGLAHDIIARLAKLRSLFVIAQGTVFALDQRGVGPEEAGRTLNVDYVVGGSLRRDAGRIAVDVELVESRTARIVWAEVFERKAGDAFLALDDIGNRIVASIESEIEAAERNRAILKQPDSLDAWEAHHRGLWHMYRFNRVDNAQARRFFEMAVRLDPTFSRAYAGLSFTHWQDAFQGWSGQDAAMNLALETAGQGLIADDRDPAAHWAMGRALWLRGRPDQSLVELQSAVDLSPNFALGHYTLGFVNCQSGDAQAAIESSDHSRRLSPFDPLLFGMLAVRAIALVRLGQYEDAAHWAVKAAARPNAHAHILAIAVHCLALAGRVDEARGFLATIHKTLPSYRLDSFLAAFRLAPEVEALFREAARRIGWT